A stretch of the Clostridiales bacterium genome encodes the following:
- a CDS encoding glycoside hydrolase family 43 protein, translated as MSQERKPLVSHIFTADPSAHVFNGKIYIYPSHDIPHEGEDNDDGDEYRMEDYHILSMDGPDAECVDHGCALHMKDVPWVSKQMWAPDAAFKNGKYYLYFPARDKDGIFRLGVAVSDDPAGPFTPEENYIPGSYSIDPAVLVDDDGRSYIYYGGLWGGQLEMWQSGSFNPDEHRPEGKEPAIGPMFAELDADMKHFKTEPKHLQILDENGEPLKAEDEERRYFEGPWIHKFNGKYYLSYSTGTTHYLVYAEGDRPDGPFTYKGRIMEPVLGWTTHHSIVEYNGKWYLFYHDCELSNGINHRRNVKFTELTIHEDGTIEKIFPYGE; from the coding sequence ATGAGTCAGGAAAGAAAACCGCTGGTGAGCCACATCTTTACAGCCGATCCCTCCGCCCATGTATTCAACGGAAAAATCTACATCTATCCCTCCCACGATATCCCGCATGAGGGCGAGGATAACGATGACGGGGATGAGTACCGGATGGAGGATTACCATATCCTGTCCATGGACGGACCGGACGCGGAATGCGTGGACCACGGCTGTGCGCTGCACATGAAGGACGTTCCGTGGGTGAGCAAGCAGATGTGGGCCCCGGACGCCGCGTTCAAAAACGGAAAGTACTACCTGTATTTCCCGGCACGCGACAAGGACGGCATCTTCCGCCTCGGCGTGGCAGTTTCCGATGATCCCGCCGGCCCGTTCACCCCGGAAGAAAACTATATCCCGGGCAGCTACAGCATCGACCCGGCCGTGCTGGTGGATGACGACGGGCGCAGCTATATCTACTACGGCGGCCTGTGGGGCGGCCAGCTGGAGATGTGGCAGAGCGGTTCCTTCAATCCTGATGAGCACCGGCCGGAAGGGAAGGAACCCGCAATCGGACCGATGTTCGCCGAACTGGACGCGGACATGAAGCATTTCAAAACCGAGCCGAAGCATCTGCAGATCCTCGACGAGAACGGCGAGCCGCTGAAGGCCGAAGACGAGGAACGGCGCTATTTTGAAGGCCCCTGGATACACAAGTTCAACGGCAAGTACTACCTGTCCTATTCCACGGGTACCACGCATTACCTGGTGTACGCGGAAGGCGACCGGCCGGACGGCCCCTTCACCTACAAGGGACGGATCATGGAGCCGGTGCTGGGCTGGACCACGCATCACTCCATCGTGGAATACAACGGAAAGTGGTACCTGTTCTACCATGACTGCGAGCTTTCCAACGGCATCAACCACCGCCGGAATGTCAAATTCACCGAACTGACCATCCACGAGGACGGCACGATCGAGAAGATCTTCCCCTACGGGGAATAA
- a CDS encoding MerR family transcriptional regulator → MYSIQDVSRKTGLTAHTLRYYEKEGLIHSIERSQGGIRQYTDEDLEALGLICCLKNTGMSLQEIARFVQLTQAGEYTLRERVNMLTEHRENVIARIAEMQKHLEKVTWKVSYFSRKLEEYESREAKEAK, encoded by the coding sequence ATGTACTCAATCCAGGATGTCAGCAGAAAAACCGGCCTGACCGCCCACACCCTGCGGTACTATGAGAAGGAAGGCCTGATTCACAGCATCGAGCGGAGCCAGGGCGGCATCCGCCAGTACACGGACGAGGACCTGGAGGCGCTCGGCCTGATCTGCTGCCTGAAGAACACGGGGATGTCCCTGCAGGAGATTGCCCGGTTTGTGCAGCTGACCCAGGCCGGGGAGTATACCCTGCGCGAACGCGTGAACATGCTGACGGAACACCGGGAGAATGTGATTGCCCGGATTGCCGAAATGCAAAAGCACCTGGAGAAGGTGACCTGGAAGGTCAGCTATTTCTCCCGGAAACTCGAGGAATACGAATCCCGGGAAGCCAAGGAAGCCAAATAA